In Flavobacterium sp. N1736, the following are encoded in one genomic region:
- a CDS encoding FecR family protein — MQKRNNYTEIEDLLSDQSFQSWVLLKIDEQGWEEWTLENRQRAKLVEDARLLLLAMKVTDINLSQNEIYSALESTWKKIEEKESFYRNTKSKIVHLKKYLLGGVAAAILLCFLSIWVFKNNSITSNTVVTYNELIEENNEGLVEQTNNSDISQIITLSDGSSVLLQPKSKLSYPKIFTGNERKVYLSGEGFFEISKNPKKPFFVYANEIVTRVVGTSFRIKAYQDQQNVEVLVRTGKVRVKSNSLISNATNNEVILLPNQALRFIRKDLVFNKITNITKDEVLVKSVGNIEQLSFEFNDIPIAQIFETIEQAYLVNIDYPKDKLNDCHLTTSLSDQPLPEKLKIICKSIGNDTSFEMNGNQITITSKGCN; from the coding sequence ATGCAAAAACGTAATAATTATACCGAAATCGAAGACCTTTTATCCGATCAATCTTTTCAATCATGGGTTTTATTAAAAATTGATGAGCAAGGCTGGGAGGAATGGACTTTAGAAAATCGTCAACGAGCGAAATTAGTTGAAGATGCCAGACTTTTATTGCTGGCCATGAAAGTTACTGATATTAATTTATCTCAAAACGAGATTTATTCAGCGCTGGAATCTACCTGGAAAAAGATTGAAGAAAAAGAAAGTTTTTATAGAAACACAAAATCAAAAATAGTACATCTAAAAAAGTACTTGTTGGGTGGTGTTGCTGCAGCAATATTGCTTTGCTTTTTATCCATCTGGGTTTTTAAAAATAACAGCATAACAAGTAATACCGTTGTTACATACAATGAACTGATTGAAGAGAATAATGAAGGTCTGGTGGAACAAACCAATAATTCAGACATTTCACAAATCATCACATTATCTGACGGAAGTTCGGTTTTATTACAACCAAAAAGTAAATTAAGTTATCCTAAAATCTTTACCGGAAATGAAAGAAAGGTCTATTTATCCGGCGAAGGTTTCTTTGAAATTAGTAAAAATCCCAAAAAGCCTTTTTTTGTTTACGCAAACGAAATTGTAACAAGAGTTGTTGGTACTAGTTTTAGAATTAAAGCATATCAGGACCAGCAAAATGTTGAAGTTCTTGTTCGCACCGGTAAAGTAAGGGTAAAATCAAACAGTCTAATTTCGAATGCAACCAATAATGAAGTGATTTTACTTCCAAATCAGGCACTTCGATTTATTCGTAAAGATTTAGTTTTTAATAAAATAACCAATATTACCAAAGACGAAGTTCTGGTAAAAAGTGTTGGAAATATTGAACAATTAAGTTTTGAATTTAACGATATTCCAATTGCTCAAATTTTCGAAACAATAGAACAGGCTTATCTGGTTAATATTGATTATCCTAAAGATAAATTGAACGACTGTCATTTAACAACATCATTAAGTGACCAGCCGCTTCCGGAAAAACTTAAAATTATTTGTAAAAGTATTGGAAATGATACAAGTTTTGAGATGAATGGCAATCAAATTACCATAACATCAAAAGGCTGTAACTAG
- a CDS encoding T9SS type A sorting domain-containing protein — protein sequence MIKNYLLLLALCFFSSINAQVITIPDANFKAALIAADPEALNYSALDKDGYGLKVDANDDGEIQQSEGLLIATLYVTGKDILTLDGIQEFKNLKFLDCSQNNITTLDLSALVKLESLFCDFNSLNNLNLENLSQLRDLSCVNNQLTSLDLRSSVNLKFLYCASNNLSNLNISGLSKITQIDYSYNSLSNLDISNLSALDYLGCFSNQIISLNLDNFNKLEVLYCGNNELTDLNLTNLPKLKHLACQSNSLTTLDVTKLPALESISFGNNEFTAIDLKSLSNLNSVSVIGSSLSGIDVSECHSLNYLFVSGNSLLESIFMKNGSLESDIIIEANEKLKYICADEEQILKVKTILEEANQLECNVNSYCSFVPGGESFTIQGSNKYDIDNNGCDAADIPASFFKFKIDDGSKSGTFISDETGNYGINVPAGLYNITPVFENPSYFSVSPAASTIEFATATSPFLQDFCITLNGLHNDLEITFLPIGVARPGFVTKYKIVYKNKGNTTQSGTVNLLFNDSVLKLINANPAVSTQSLNNLSWSFANLKPFEKREIAFSLDVNSTMDTPAVQNGDIIPFTASVSSSQTDETPIDNTFALDQTVVGSYDPNDKTCLEGNVIKPELVGEYVHYMIRFENTGTYFAENIVVKDMIDLSKFDISTLIPISSSHSYTTKISDGNKVEFIFEKINLPFDDANNDGYIAFKIKTLPTLKVGDSFTNEANIYFDYNFPILTNKATSTFNTLGTKDFEFSDYFNVYPNPAKETLNISSKNDLEIQSISIYNMLGQLVIAVPNAKNTTKIEVSKLRTGNYLLHIKTDKGISGTKFIKE from the coding sequence ATGATTAAAAACTACTTGCTATTACTGGCTTTATGCTTCTTTTCGTCTATAAATGCTCAGGTAATTACTATTCCTGATGCTAATTTTAAAGCTGCTTTGATTGCGGCTGATCCTGAAGCTTTAAATTATTCGGCTTTAGATAAGGATGGATATGGGTTGAAAGTCGATGCAAATGATGATGGAGAAATACAGCAGTCCGAAGGATTATTAATAGCTACTTTATATGTAACAGGCAAAGATATTTTAACATTAGATGGGATTCAGGAATTTAAAAATTTGAAATTTCTGGATTGTTCTCAAAATAATATTACCACTCTTGATTTGAGTGCATTAGTAAAACTGGAATCATTATTTTGTGATTTTAATAGTTTAAATAATTTGAATCTTGAAAATCTGTCACAGCTTCGTGATTTATCTTGTGTAAATAATCAATTGACGAGTTTAGACCTGCGTAGTTCAGTTAATCTTAAATTTCTTTATTGTGCAAGTAATAATCTTTCAAATTTAAATATATCCGGTTTAAGTAAAATAACTCAAATTGATTATTCTTATAACAGTTTAAGTAATTTAGATATAAGTAATCTTTCAGCTCTTGATTATTTAGGTTGTTTTTCTAATCAAATAATTAGTTTAAATTTAGATAACTTCAACAAACTTGAAGTTTTATATTGTGGCAACAACGAATTGACAGATTTGAATTTGACAAATTTGCCAAAGCTGAAACATTTAGCATGCCAGAGCAACTCACTTACCACTTTAGATGTCACAAAATTACCTGCACTTGAATCAATTTCCTTTGGTAATAACGAATTTACAGCTATAGATTTAAAAAGTCTGAGCAATCTTAATTCGGTATCAGTTATAGGATCTTCATTATCCGGCATCGATGTTAGTGAATGTCACTCTCTGAATTATCTTTTTGTATCCGGAAATTCTTTATTAGAATCTATATTCATGAAAAATGGCAGTTTGGAAAGCGATATTATAATTGAAGCAAATGAAAAATTAAAATATATCTGTGCAGATGAAGAACAGATATTAAAAGTTAAAACCATATTAGAAGAAGCAAACCAGCTTGAATGTAATGTAAACTCCTATTGTTCGTTTGTTCCAGGAGGAGAAAGTTTTACGATTCAGGGAAGTAACAAATATGATATAGACAATAATGGCTGCGATGCTGCTGATATTCCGGCATCTTTTTTCAAATTTAAAATTGATGATGGTTCAAAATCGGGGACTTTTATAAGCGATGAAACGGGAAATTATGGAATAAATGTACCCGCAGGCTTGTATAATATTACTCCGGTTTTTGAAAATCCTTCTTATTTTTCTGTTTCACCGGCAGCTTCAACAATAGAATTTGCAACAGCTACAAGTCCGTTTTTGCAGGATTTTTGTATTACATTAAACGGATTACATAACGATTTGGAAATTACATTTTTACCAATTGGAGTAGCAAGGCCAGGATTTGTTACAAAATATAAAATTGTCTATAAAAATAAAGGAAATACAACGCAATCAGGAACTGTTAATCTTTTGTTTAATGATTCAGTATTAAAATTAATAAATGCTAATCCGGCAGTTTCAACGCAGTCTTTAAATAATTTGTCATGGAGTTTTGCTAATTTAAAACCTTTTGAAAAACGTGAAATTGCATTTTCTTTAGATGTAAATTCAACCATGGACACGCCGGCAGTACAAAATGGAGATATTATTCCATTTACGGCTTCTGTAAGTTCATCACAAACAGACGAAACGCCAATAGATAATACTTTTGCTCTCGATCAAACGGTGGTGGGTTCTTATGATCCAAACGATAAAACGTGTTTAGAAGGTAATGTTATTAAACCGGAATTAGTTGGAGAATATGTTCATTATATGATTCGTTTTGAAAATACAGGAACTTATTTTGCCGAAAATATTGTGGTGAAAGATATGATTGATTTATCTAAGTTTGATATTTCGACATTAATACCAATAAGTTCAAGCCATAGTTATACAACTAAAATTTCTGATGGAAATAAGGTGGAATTTATCTTCGAAAAAATAAATCTTCCATTTGATGATGCCAATAATGATGGTTATATTGCTTTTAAAATCAAAACTTTACCTACTTTAAAAGTGGGTGATTCGTTTACAAATGAAGCTAATATTTATTTTGATTATAATTTTCCAATTTTAACGAATAAGGCAACATCTACGTTTAATACTTTAGGAACTAAGGATTTTGAGTTCTCTGATTATTTTAATGTATATCCAAATCCTGCAAAAGAAACGTTGAATATTTCTTCAAAAAACGATCTTGAAATACAATCAATTTCAATTTATAATATGTTGGGTCAATTGGTAATTGCAGTTCCAAATGCGAAGAATACGACAAAAATTGAAGTTTCGAAATTAAGAACAGGTAATTATTTATTACATATTAAGACGGATAAAGGAATTTCAGGAACAAAATTTATTAAAGAATAA
- a CDS encoding RNA polymerase sigma factor: MKSQILNSKPLDDNTLWSNLKVGDEKSFSLLFEKYYKDLISYGNSLSPFSEKVQDCVQDVFADIWVYRNSLQEDVVVKAYLLSSVRKRIARLFQRDHIFRKTTSTEAIEFLFDFSIENELVEDEVTAERVLYLNKLLNDLPARQKEALYLRYHQGLTVEQIAELLDVNYQSANNLLYRGLLSLRKEWKGNLSYILLLSSGVLQFS, encoded by the coding sequence ATGAAAAGCCAAATTTTAAATAGCAAACCATTAGATGATAATACTCTTTGGAGTAATTTAAAAGTTGGCGATGAAAAATCTTTTTCGCTTCTTTTTGAAAAGTATTATAAGGATTTAATTAGTTACGGAAATTCACTTTCTCCTTTTTCAGAAAAGGTGCAGGATTGTGTGCAGGATGTTTTTGCTGATATTTGGGTTTATAGAAACTCATTGCAGGAAGATGTTGTTGTAAAGGCTTATTTGTTATCGAGCGTAAGAAAAAGAATTGCACGCTTATTTCAAAGAGATCATATTTTTCGTAAAACTACTTCGACTGAGGCAATTGAATTTCTTTTTGACTTTTCTATAGAAAACGAATTAGTTGAAGATGAAGTTACTGCAGAACGTGTTTTATATTTGAACAAATTACTTAACGATTTGCCGGCACGCCAAAAAGAAGCTTTGTATCTTAGATATCATCAAGGTTTGACTGTTGAGCAAATTGCAGAATTGCTGGATGTTAATTATCAATCGGCAAATAACTTATTGTACCGCGGATTATTGAGTCTTCGTAAAGAATGGAAGGGCAATTTATCCTATATTTTACTACTATCTTCGGGGGTTTTACAATTTTCTTAA
- a CDS encoding SusC/RagA family TonB-linked outer membrane protein, with protein sequence MKKPVVKQRLLHRIMKITLFQFVLALVFSSVTMANSVNGQRKLDTKVTITVSDLTLDNALSKLQKSAHVKFSYNSRLPQLNQKVTIEANQEVLSSVLNRILKPFNITFSEVSNQIILQKDTSLEPFSNLDNNNSLFATLMAGPIIKGKVTDPSGVPLPGATVMAKGTKIAVLTDFDGNFSIEMPANSTALVVSYVGMETKEIGIENTAPTVILNEAGQNLKEVVVTTGYEKTSKRTFTGAISKISGAELKVDGVVDVSRMIEGKAAGVTVQNVTGTFGTAPKITVRGSSSIFGDTKPLWVIDGVVQEDIINVSFADLASGNSSTLLSSSVAGLNSNDIQSIEILKDASATSIYGSRSLNGVVVVTTKQGRRDSPLKVSYSVENTVRTVPSYTQYDILDSQESMSVFQEMRQKGYLDLSSSYTGRFGGAYNILAKEINNYNTSGGQYGVKNDQPYINEFLKKYELANTDWFSVLFRPSITQNHSLSFSGGGKNNTFYASLGYYTDPGWTIADNVKQLTSNIKGTFFVNDRLNITVSSMGSVRNQQAPGSYESKEDVVFGKTTRDFDINPFNYVLSTSRTLRPYDDNGNYEYYQNNWAPMNIINELENNTLDIKVNDIRFQVDLDYKINKNLTYNLTGSARYANTSREHKIYEGSNVVAAYNAGVGDNVNTTIQSANVFLYQNPNDLTAPKVSVLPEGGFLRKYTNDLTSYNIRNSVTYRNTIKDKHEIEGFFGTELRSVDRNNDNFTAVGIQYDKGLVPFIDPKIIEKIVNGGDSYYEFGEERERTVGFFGKVGYTYDRRYTGSITGRYDGSNRQGNSNSSRWLPTYTFSGKWNVAEESFMKNVESVNTLALRASYGLTATAGPATNSLAIYKSFITDRFNLSDRENAIRIEDLQNQDLTWEKQFETNIGVDLGMFNNRVQLTTDVYRRKAFDLIDYVITSGVGGQSVKQGNNADMETKGIELGFTTQNIVTDSFKWSTTLNFSVYDQKITKLANKPSAFDLVDSNGGNTVGHPRNSIYSYQFTGLNNQGLPTFILQDGATNNITEADFQDTNDVTKYLKYEGSIEPNKSVGLANTFTYKNWSLYVFVVGSGGNKVRLNPVYSNEYTDLTVFTKEYANRWINPGDENVTNVPVIADKLLNRNYGENDLQIAYNTYNFSDVRVADGDFVRLKNVSLSWEFPKDYKKKLGVSTFTLKGSAVNPWLIYSDKRLHGQDPEFRNTGGVAFPITSQYTFTLNVSF encoded by the coding sequence ATGAAAAAACCAGTTGTTAAACAACGATTACTCCACCGAATCATGAAAATAACGCTATTTCAGTTTGTCTTAGCACTTGTATTTTCAAGTGTTACAATGGCAAACAGTGTAAATGGACAAAGAAAACTAGATACGAAAGTTACGATTACTGTGTCAGATTTAACTTTAGATAATGCTTTATCGAAGTTGCAAAAGTCTGCACATGTAAAGTTTTCGTACAATTCAAGATTGCCGCAATTGAACCAAAAGGTTACGATAGAGGCCAATCAGGAAGTTTTGTCTAGTGTACTTAATCGAATTTTAAAACCATTTAATATTACTTTTTCGGAGGTAAGCAACCAGATTATTTTACAAAAAGATACTTCATTAGAGCCATTTTCTAATTTAGATAATAATAATTCCTTATTTGCTACGCTTATGGCAGGGCCTATCATTAAAGGAAAAGTAACAGACCCGTCTGGTGTGCCGCTTCCTGGTGCAACAGTAATGGCAAAAGGTACTAAAATTGCTGTATTGACTGATTTTGATGGAAATTTCTCTATCGAAATGCCGGCAAACAGTACAGCATTAGTTGTTTCTTATGTTGGTATGGAAACTAAAGAAATTGGTATCGAAAATACGGCTCCAACTGTTATTTTGAATGAAGCAGGACAAAACCTGAAAGAAGTTGTAGTAACTACAGGTTATGAAAAAACATCAAAAAGAACATTTACGGGTGCGATCAGTAAAATTTCCGGAGCTGAATTAAAAGTAGACGGAGTTGTTGATGTGAGCAGAATGATCGAAGGTAAAGCTGCCGGTGTTACGGTACAAAACGTAACGGGTACATTTGGTACAGCGCCTAAAATTACAGTTCGTGGATCGTCTTCAATTTTTGGAGATACAAAACCTTTATGGGTTATTGATGGAGTTGTTCAGGAAGATATTATCAATGTTTCGTTTGCTGATTTAGCTTCAGGAAATTCATCAACATTATTAAGTTCTTCGGTAGCAGGTTTAAACTCGAATGATATTCAAAGTATTGAGATTCTGAAAGATGCATCGGCAACATCTATTTACGGTTCAAGATCGTTAAATGGGGTTGTGGTTGTTACTACAAAACAAGGACGTAGAGATTCTCCGTTAAAAGTGAGTTATTCTGTAGAAAATACAGTTAGAACAGTGCCAAGTTATACACAATATGACATCTTGGATTCTCAGGAATCGATGAGTGTTTTTCAGGAAATGAGACAAAAAGGGTACCTTGATTTGAGTTCATCGTATACAGGTAGATTTGGAGGAGCTTATAATATTCTTGCAAAAGAGATTAACAATTACAATACCAGTGGTGGTCAATACGGAGTTAAAAATGACCAACCGTATATTAACGAATTCCTAAAAAAATACGAACTGGCAAATACAGATTGGTTCAGTGTTTTATTTAGACCATCTATTACTCAAAACCACTCATTAAGTTTTTCTGGTGGTGGAAAAAACAATACATTTTATGCTTCTCTTGGATATTACACAGATCCGGGATGGACTATTGCTGATAATGTAAAACAGTTAACATCAAACATTAAAGGGACTTTCTTTGTAAACGACAGATTAAATATTACAGTTTCGAGTATGGGTTCGGTACGTAATCAACAAGCTCCGGGATCTTACGAAAGTAAAGAAGATGTGGTATTTGGAAAAACAACGAGAGATTTTGACATCAACCCGTTTAATTATGTTTTAAGTACAAGCAGAACTTTAAGACCTTATGATGATAATGGTAATTATGAATACTACCAAAACAACTGGGCGCCAATGAATATCATCAACGAATTAGAAAATAATACGTTAGATATTAAAGTAAATGATATTCGTTTTCAGGTTGATTTAGATTATAAAATCAACAAAAATTTAACTTACAATCTTACAGGTTCTGCACGTTATGCAAACACTTCAAGAGAGCATAAAATTTATGAAGGTTCAAATGTTGTTGCAGCCTATAATGCAGGTGTGGGAGATAATGTAAATACAACAATACAAAGTGCCAACGTATTTTTATATCAAAACCCAAATGATTTAACAGCGCCAAAAGTGTCTGTTTTACCAGAAGGAGGTTTTTTAAGAAAATATACAAATGACCTGACTTCTTACAACATTAGAAATAGTGTTACGTATAGAAATACAATTAAAGACAAGCATGAAATTGAAGGTTTTTTTGGTACAGAGCTTAGATCTGTAGACAGAAATAATGACAATTTTACTGCTGTAGGTATTCAGTATGACAAAGGTCTTGTACCATTTATTGATCCTAAAATCATTGAAAAAATTGTAAATGGAGGAGATTCATATTATGAGTTTGGTGAAGAAAGAGAAAGAACGGTTGGTTTCTTCGGTAAAGTAGGTTATACATACGATCGTCGTTATACAGGATCTATTACAGGTCGTTATGACGGATCTAACAGACAAGGAAACAGCAATTCATCAAGATGGCTGCCAACTTATACATTTAGTGGAAAATGGAATGTGGCTGAAGAAAGCTTCATGAAAAATGTAGAATCTGTTAATACTTTGGCTTTAAGAGCTTCTTACGGGCTTACTGCAACGGCTGGTCCTGCAACAAACTCATTAGCTATTTACAAAAGTTTTATAACAGATCGTTTTAACCTTTCTGATAGAGAAAATGCTATTAGAATTGAAGATTTACAAAATCAGGATTTAACTTGGGAAAAACAATTTGAAACTAACATTGGTGTAGATTTAGGTATGTTTAACAATAGAGTACAATTAACAACAGATGTATACAGACGTAAAGCGTTTGATTTGATTGATTATGTAATTACTTCAGGAGTTGGAGGACAATCTGTTAAACAAGGTAACAATGCCGATATGGAAACTAAAGGTATTGAGCTTGGATTTACTACTCAAAACATTGTAACAGATAGTTTTAAGTGGTCAACAACATTAAACTTCTCAGTTTATGATCAAAAAATTACAAAATTAGCAAACAAACCATCAGCATTTGATTTGGTTGATTCTAATGGAGGAAATACAGTAGGACATCCTAGAAACTCGATCTATTCGTATCAGTTTACAGGATTAAACAATCAGGGATTACCAACTTTTATTTTACAGGACGGCGCTACAAATAACATTACAGAAGCTGACTTTCAGGATACGAATGATGTTACTAAATACTTGAAATATGAAGGATCAATTGAGCCTAATAAATCAGTTGGTTTAGCAAATACATTTACGTATAAAAACTGGTCATTGTATGTATTTGTTGTAGGATCTGGCGGAAACAAAGTTCGTTTGAACCCAGTTTATAGCAATGAATATACTGATTTAACAGTATTTACAAAAGAATATGCAAATCGTTGGATAAATCCTGGCGATGAAAATGTAACTAATGTTCCTGTTATTGCAGATAAATTATTAAATAGAAATTACGGAGAAAATGATTTACAAATCGCATACAACACCTATAACTTCTCTGATGTAAGAGTTGCAGACGGTGATTTTGTGAGATTGAAAAATGTTTCTCTAAGCTGGGAATTTCCTAAAGATTACAAGAAAAAATTAGGAGTGAGCACTTTTACATTAAAAGGATCAGCAGTAAATCCATGGTTGATTTATTCAGATAAGAGATTACACGGTCAGGATCCTGAATTCCGTAATACAGGAGGAGTTGCTTTCCCAATCACTTCTCAATACACATTTACTTTAAATGTTTCATTCTAA
- a CDS encoding nuclear transport factor 2 family protein, whose amino-acid sequence MSIKEFVQKFYKSDALIDSEIMKTYLHPEVKLDWHSTKGLIEMDYDSMLAMANELSRAYVRSKVRISHIIAEDDLVSIRYSHFVKTIENPREEMLLAHFSTIWQIKDDKLYRGYQMSQFS is encoded by the coding sequence ATGTCTATAAAAGAATTTGTTCAAAAATTTTATAAGTCGGATGCCTTGATTGACAGCGAAATCATGAAAACTTATTTGCATCCCGAAGTAAAGTTAGATTGGCATAGCACCAAAGGACTAATCGAAATGGATTATGATTCGATGCTGGCTATGGCGAATGAATTAAGTCGTGCTTATGTGCGTTCGAAAGTTAGAATTAGCCATATTATTGCCGAAGATGACTTAGTTTCAATTCGTTACTCTCATTTTGTAAAAACGATTGAGAACCCAAGAGAAGAAATGCTATTGGCGCATTTTTCTACAATTTGGCAAATTAAAGATGACAAACTTTATCGCGGTTATCAAATGAGTCAATTTTCTTAA
- the sucD gene encoding succinate--CoA ligase subunit alpha, whose protein sequence is MSVLVNKDSKIIVQGFTGSEGTFHASQMIEYGTNVVGGVTPGKGGTSHLDRPVFNTVKDAVEQAGADTSIIFVPPAFAADAIMEAADAGIKVIIAITEGIPVADMIKANNYVKERNSRLIGPNCPGVITPGEAKVGIMPGFVFKKGTVGIVSKSGTLTYEAADQVVKQGLGITTAIGIGGDPIIGTTTKEAVELLMNDPETEIIIMIGEIGGQLEADAAKWVRADGNRKPVVGFIAGETAPAGRTMGHAGAIVGGSDDTAAAKKQIMRDNGIHVVDSPAEIGKKVKEILG, encoded by the coding sequence ATGAGTGTTTTAGTTAATAAAGATTCCAAAATAATTGTTCAAGGATTTACAGGAAGCGAAGGAACTTTCCATGCTTCTCAAATGATTGAGTACGGTACTAATGTTGTTGGTGGTGTTACTCCTGGAAAAGGAGGAACCAGCCATTTAGACCGTCCGGTTTTTAATACAGTAAAAGACGCTGTAGAGCAAGCCGGAGCTGATACATCTATCATTTTTGTTCCGCCGGCTTTTGCTGCTGATGCAATTATGGAAGCTGCTGACGCTGGAATTAAAGTAATTATTGCAATTACAGAAGGAATTCCTGTAGCAGATATGATTAAAGCTAATAATTATGTTAAAGAAAGAAATTCAAGATTAATCGGGCCAAACTGTCCGGGAGTTATTACTCCGGGTGAAGCTAAAGTTGGTATTATGCCAGGTTTTGTTTTCAAAAAAGGAACTGTTGGTATCGTTTCTAAATCAGGAACTTTAACGTATGAAGCTGCAGATCAGGTTGTAAAACAAGGTTTAGGAATTACTACAGCTATTGGTATTGGTGGAGATCCAATTATTGGAACTACTACTAAAGAAGCTGTTGAATTATTAATGAACGATCCAGAAACTGAAATTATCATCATGATTGGTGAAATTGGAGGTCAATTAGAAGCTGATGCTGCTAAATGGGTTAGAGCTGATGGTAACCGTAAACCAGTTGTTGGTTTTATCGCCGGAGAAACTGCTCCTGCTGGTAGAACAATGGGTCACGCAGGTGCTATTGTTGGTGGTTCTGATGATACAGCTGCCGCTAAAAAACAAATTATGAGAGACAACGGAATCCACGTTGTTGATTCACCAGCTGAAATTGGTAAAAAAGTAAAAGAAATACTTGGATAA
- a CDS encoding UDP-3-O-(3-hydroxymyristoyl)glucosamine N-acyltransferase: MKFPKVHSLREIANLLECEFIGDQDFPVLGMNEIHVVEPGDIVFVDHPKYYDKALQSAATIVLINKKVDCPEGKALLISDDPFRDFNTLTKHFRPFQGTNVSIALSANIGEGTVIQPNCFVGNNVTIGENCLIHSNVSIYDNTVIGDNVIIHAGTILGADAFYYKKRPDGFDQLISGGRVVIENNVGIGALCTIDKGVTGDTTIGEGTKIDNQVHVGHDSVIGKKCLIASQTGIAGCVVIEDEVTIWGQVGTTSGITIGAKAVIMGQTGVTKSVEGGKSYFGTPIEESREKLKQLANIKKIPEILNKLK; the protein is encoded by the coding sequence ATGAAATTTCCAAAAGTTCACTCTTTACGAGAAATTGCAAATTTGCTTGAGTGCGAATTTATAGGAGACCAAGACTTCCCCGTTTTAGGTATGAATGAAATACATGTTGTCGAACCGGGCGATATTGTTTTTGTAGATCATCCTAAATATTACGATAAAGCTTTACAATCTGCAGCTACAATTGTTTTAATTAATAAAAAAGTAGACTGTCCCGAAGGTAAAGCACTTTTAATTTCTGATGATCCTTTCAGAGATTTTAATACCTTAACTAAACATTTTAGACCTTTTCAGGGAACAAACGTATCTATTGCTCTTTCTGCAAATATTGGCGAAGGAACTGTAATTCAGCCTAATTGTTTTGTTGGAAACAACGTTACAATTGGTGAAAATTGTTTGATTCATTCTAATGTTTCCATATACGACAATACGGTTATTGGCGATAATGTAATAATTCATGCAGGAACTATTTTAGGAGCTGATGCTTTTTATTATAAAAAACGTCCTGATGGTTTTGATCAGTTAATTTCCGGTGGACGGGTTGTTATCGAAAATAATGTTGGTATTGGTGCTCTTTGTACTATAGATAAAGGAGTTACAGGAGATACAACAATTGGTGAAGGAACTAAAATTGACAATCAGGTTCATGTTGGTCATGATTCAGTTATAGGAAAAAAATGTTTAATTGCTTCACAAACCGGTATTGCGGGATGTGTTGTTATTGAAGATGAAGTTACAATTTGGGGACAAGTTGGTACTACAAGCGGTATAACAATAGGAGCGAAGGCTGTTATTATGGGACAAACTGGTGTTACTAAATCAGTTGAAGGCGGAAAATCTTATTTTGGAACTCCAATCGAAGAATCAAGAGAAAAGTTAAAGCAATTAGCCAATATCAAAAAGATTCCTGAAATTCTAAATAAATTGAAGTAA